In the genome of Bradyrhizobium ottawaense, the window CCGTGACGCAGGCCGATGTCAGCCGCGTCACCTCGACCGGCATGCGTCACGCCACCGGCGAAGGCCGCACCGTGCTGCACGCGCTGCCGGTCGGCTACACGCTCGACGGCGTCAAGGGTATCCGCGACGCCCGCGGCATGGTCGCCCATCAATTCGGCGTCGACATGAACGTCGTCACCTGCGACGCCACCGTGGCGCGGAACCTGATGCTGGCGGTCGAACGCTGCCACATCAATGTCGAAGCCATGGCGGCGAGCCCATATGTCGCCGGATTGTCGGTGCTGACCGACGACGAGGCCGATCTCGGCGCAGCGGTCGTCGAGATGGGCGCCGGCACCACAACGATTGCCGTTTATTCGGGCGGCCGTTTCGTGCATGCGGCGGGTTTTGCGGTCGGCGGGCAACACATCACGATGGATCTGGCGCGGGGACTCTCCGCGACCATTGCCGATGCCGAGCGAATCAAGACGTTATACGGGACCGTCATCACCGGCGGATCGGACTCGCGTGAGCTGATGTCTGTGCCGACAGCCGGTGACGAGCAGGATCTGCCGCAGATCGTCTCTCGCGCCACCATCGCCAACATCGTCAAGCACCGTGCCGAGGAAGTCTTCGAAATGGTTCGGGACAAGCTGAAGGATTCGCCCTTCGCCTCAGAGCCCAACGGCCGGGTCGTACTCTCGGGCGGCGCCTCGCAGCTGACCGGCCTCGTCGAACTCGGCACCCAGATTCTCGGCCGGCCCGTGCGGGTCGGACGTCCGCTCGGCTTCGGCCGGCTGCCCAACGAGGCGAAGAACGCCGCGTTCGCGGTGCCCGCCGGACTCCTCGTCTACCCGCAATATGTTCACCACGAACATGTCGAACCGCGGCATACGCGGCAGCAGGTCAGGACAGGGACCGGCGGTTATTTCGGAAAGGTCGGACGATGGCTACGCGAGGGCTTCTGATGATTCATTTCCGCAATTCCCGACTTTCACCAACTCCCGCGGCCGCCGGCCGGGGCGAACCCACGCGCACGTGATCGAGAGGCAAACATGACCATCAGCATCAACGTTCCTGATATTCACGAGTTGAAGCCCCGGATCACCGTGTTCGGCGTCGGCGGCGCCGGTGGCAACGCCGTCAACAACATGATCACGGCGGGCCTCCAGGGCGTCGACTTCGTGGTCGCCAACAC includes:
- the ftsA gene encoding cell division protein FtsA, which gives rise to MTGLDRTQTPKTRPMPHKRGGLVACLDIGTSKIACMIARLKPSPPSEALRGRTHAVELIGYSQIQSRGMKAGAVIDLTECEQAVRQAVALAEKMAKVRVESVLLSVSGGRLSGQLVEAAADIRGGAVTQADVSRVTSTGMRHATGEGRTVLHALPVGYTLDGVKGIRDARGMVAHQFGVDMNVVTCDATVARNLMLAVERCHINVEAMAASPYVAGLSVLTDDEADLGAAVVEMGAGTTTIAVYSGGRFVHAAGFAVGGQHITMDLARGLSATIADAERIKTLYGTVITGGSDSRELMSVPTAGDEQDLPQIVSRATIANIVKHRAEEVFEMVRDKLKDSPFASEPNGRVVLSGGASQLTGLVELGTQILGRPVRVGRPLGFGRLPNEAKNAAFAVPAGLLVYPQYVHHEHVEPRHTRQQVRTGTGGYFGKVGRWLREGF